The genomic window tgcgtttgtcgaacgtaAGATGCCGACTCAGTAGTTGTGTGCTGCACGGTTGATGCATTTGTTCGCGCGGTGGGACGTGGAGCTTGTAGATCCGCATGCAATAGCATGtaatgccgttgatgacatgcggacttgaccacttgctcgtgcacgcattgatgatatgagtgctgctaaggctgTTTGTACACAgattagcttgttttacgaattgtgtccggttttgcacagacattcgtttgaactGTTGACTGAATCTAATAAGGTGTGGGGAGTTGCAAtaatggcaagtttcctttttagattccacaagggtttgcgtcctgttgaaggacctgttttgcgcagcattctgatgagcgactggttttcgcttggttgaagcctattaaccctttcaacgacttcatatctcgaggtcaGAAAGTCGTTCaattgtgaccatgagggtaacTTTCTTCGCGAAGAGAGaaattgttcccaaagtgacaagGTTGTTTCGGGGatctttgatgaacaaatgtacaccagtatcggatcccaactgtctttCGTAACTCGTTGAGAGTGAAGGAatgataggcagttgttgattgtattttgcaatttctgaagttgctcactgttttctgATAGAATAGTggaagagtcagtaaggatttgatctggttgtcaagcaggatacgcttgttttcgtgtCGTGatcgtaaagcttcccaggcaagatCAAAGTTACCATCGCTCAACGGatattgcttgacgatggagccggctttgccttgcattttgtaccggagatggtacaatttctgagcacgtgagagccttgggtggttaatgtacaccgctgtgaacatatcacgaaaagcgggccattattcatagccaccataaaaggtctccatgttgaggtaaatatttgcctcagccaagggttgttccacgcggagtGGTGGACTGggtgttgccatcattttgaataacgaaagttgatcggcaatcttcgCTTTGGTCATTTCATATTTATGAAGGCAAGTGCATTGCTTGCTTTGTACCGAACTATTGAagccttcagggaaactttcgtctggtttcgaaaataccagatcgtaaaccgattgaagccgtgcgcagtaatcatctagtgatttgtcctttatcatgagatacgattcattCTGATCTTGAATCGGTCCCtagttaaattttgcacagtatctcatgagACTGTCACTTTACGCGGATGGGCCAATTTATTTGGATTTTTGGCGGGGGGATGTTGCCCTTTCTTGACCGTTTCTTCTTTTGTTCcatcttttggttttgtcccggtttcggacgtttttggggaAATGAGAGGCACTTTacgcaaacttttgggttttcaccaaaaaaaaaaaaaaaaaaaccaataaaataTTTGTTCGCTCAGGGAACGTTCGCTAAATTCACAAATGGAATTGCTCTtagtgccacagaaatttaaaagggGTATTTAAATTGGtggtgtttgtttattttttttgtggtttttgtaaAATATAGTAAACAGAGtgaagcacggacaacgggacgtttcttaaatgatttaaatcttTGAAATGCTGTAATGAACTAATCGCCTCATGCCTCCGTTGGCTCCCTCATAGTGCACCATCTATGCAAAGAAGCTGGCCTCTTTAACGTTTGTCTTTCCTGCCACAAACTTCTTCACATATACGAATGTGTAGCTTACTTTGCACTGTATTAGGGAACATCAGTTCTGCTTTGCGatagctctccgagtgggtatagggtttaaggagcgggtactctgtttgctacagccggctagtctacggcgtatatgggggggatcttgctcctacactgacttttacctcggtttctcataaaaaaatcaaacagagatttacaaacaaaaaaaaatttaaatttagaggccgtcgaagggttaggctcatcTCAATCAAACAAATTCCCAAAAGAACGTGTCAAATTTACTACGGAAATAAATAAGTAATATGTTAACTAATACATACCGCTACCTGCCACAAGTTGCatcgtttggggttcttccggcagaggtggaaggctaagctgtcgttgcccttccatctacacccacccaacctgctaaaagattggtaaaagtttttcttttagcccacacatactcaccattgcccctaccacaaatatcAAATAGGAGTTACACcttcatttttctcatttttccaatccttaaattttaattaaagtttcttcaatcatacatttcgtttttgttttctatatctattcctttgtgctatatgtatttatgtacatgtatgttAACCGACCTAAACTGTTCCTCATATCATTTATGTTAGCTTACATTTCAACAGGTTGATCGAAATCAAATTCTCTATATTGCATTTTTCatttcgaagtctctcaatggcaacaaaaaaaaaataaattcacagattacaaaagcatatatttaacttaattctcttgagaagaagaaaacatttctctggtGTCTATGATTTGTTTACATTCTCCAACATTCTTCTCATCTCTTATCACTAATCAAAcatgttaatttgagatttcCTCACTACATACAATTTAAACAAGAGTCGCTCAGTATATAATTTCACTTAGTACTCttctattaattaaaaaaaaaagcaaagttATTTCTCAATACTATCTCTCTCACATACAACATAATTCGTATAACCTGAGAtctctgtatttacatatgtaacatagtttcaaacatatttatacatcgctcacagtttgcgagtgagcgagaagcaccgcttgcacttaatacgcagtatgttaactcttagaattgcgctctcatatgctcacaacacttagaattaattgagttggtacatggagaaccaacaacgaaagaaatttgaaattaatgagcagctgagtatgGGAAGTTAGCAAACGTATTTATGCAAATGAAATTCTCTTTCAAATAAGAGAagggaagcaaaaaaaaatctttagcagAAAATCGAACTTAGGTGAACGCTAtaacatagccttcttgcaacataatctgCTTAAGCGACGttacatggcccaattaacagagcaacacaaaagaaataaacaaaataaattcacaacctacagcgaaatttaataataaaatctttgttactaatacattttttttttcgtattatatttttatcgtcaaatttcttttggaattttgtgacgatgttaacccctcaagtggtgcaaataaaaacatgaattggtGAATGAATATAGATATACAGACCGGTTAATTTTGACGAAGATAACtcactttttcttttcattaaggtGATCACTTTAATGGAAAGAAAAAACAATGTGTCGAACTTTCATcgcaaaaataaaatgccaaagtATATATAATATACGGACGGTTTAACAGAGAAAGCAATTAAACCAACTGAATGGATTAGTTAATTTCTCCGCTTTTACCCAATTAATAAGTAGGGCGGTTTATacgaataaatttataaaactgtTTCCTAGTTTATCAATAATTTAACCAGTCTGTGAAACGTACATGTGTTAAAAGAAGAGGCACTTACCGAAtcatcctccttccgctggccagttgatggagtgttgacgttggttgctataaaattttgagaggggggggggggggacacacacaatttttttttttttttttttttgttatttagcaCCTTTTCCTAACCATACTCATTTTCTCCAGTGGTATACTTTCTGGGGCTTTTTGGTCTCGCTCGCTCGCCCACATTcaactttttacattaaaatattttttttttttttttttgtgtatgttaaAAAGCCTAAGAACCTacataaactttaatttttcttttactcttttctttttttttttttgttatttagcaCCTTTTCCTAACCATACTCATTTTCTCCAGTGGTATACTTTCTGAGGCTTTTTGGACTCGCTCGCTCGCCCACATTcaactttttacattaaaatattttttttttttttttgtgtatgttaaAAAGCCTAAGAACCTacataaactttaatttttcttttactcttttcttttttttttattttgtgtttagTAAGtcctaaaaactacaaaaaaaaatttagccgCTGTGCCTCCTTATCCTGGAAACTCCTGCCGACGTTGGGGACTCCGACGTGTAATTCTGCCTCatttccttgaaaaaaaaattccttccTCTTGAttcgataaaattttttttttgtttgttatcatAGTAAGCACGCAAAACTTCGGCAAATTTCTACTTTACTAAACATTTTGTTCATTTATGTtccgtgttattttttttttctacaatttttcaaagttcaaaaatattttctttttcatcttctgataaagttttacttttttttttttttgctttttccgttcaaaaaaaaaatctcttttttttcgatttttcaataattttcgtCCTTATTTTCTTCTGCGTCCGAACTTCGCATCTacctttttataacttttcgattcTTGGCTTCCGTGTGGACGTTTTCCgcaatttaagatttttcatttcttcttcactttgtcctttttttttgtaCGCGGTCAAACTTCCACATAATACAATTtcctttcaattttaattctttttttcctcttccaccaattaaaattttggttttttttctctttttttctaaaaaaattttggtaTGTATAAATTTCGGTTCATTTGAtcgtttatttaaaacttttttttcttttcgagttTGATAAACTTTAAACACATTTCGTTCTTATAACTTTTGTTTCTCGAAATAAAATACTTCAACTATCTTCCGCTTAAATTTCTCCCCTTTTTACCCGTATTTCCGAaattacaaatcttttttttttcaaacatatatatatatatatatatatatatattttttttttttatacaaattttcggtTCCTTGTTCACgtgatgatgtttttttttttcgaaattaaatatttttcatttcttaTATATTCATTtcttcaaataataaaatttttttcagcaaatttaatttttctctttttttttttttttgcataactttTCCCACTGGTACACGTGTTCatataaaaaatcgtgttttTTTTTCCTACCTCGATTTtataacttaaaaattgtatttaatttttttttttcactttgtaaatttttatttttattaacttttaaaaattacacaCGGGCGGGATTTCAAacaatatataaattttctttactttttttccgCGAACAACCGATCGTGATTCAACTCCTTCAGCAACTGTCTTGTCCAACTTTTTGCTATCCGTTTCTAAGTTCTGTAACTGCCGCAATTAAGCCATTTGctctccaaaaaaaattgtttgcgaaccattttctattcaaaaaatgtttacgagctatttttccccgttaattggctgttttcgaactattttcctttgtgtagtttttatatttttagtctcttcaaacctatagaatttatatttctcccatacttcccgcggttattttaacaagcaatctctcacacaatttcAGCAACGTTTTCCTACAATACGTCCACCGTGTAAGCATGGCTGTTATgatacctgttaccatctgttctcacttctgttattggaatttgtgttggaactcattaatgtaacattaacttgaacttcgaaactgctcatatgctgttaaatcatctaccagggcttgccctgttaacatgctacaggtttgctatacctcttactgatatacgagaagcatttcttatggctaccggaaatagaatgcTTATGTCTGGCGGATATCCGTCGAACCTCACAACACAGATCGTTTGCTCCTGCTGATATGGATCCAAAGAGAGAAAACGGTCTGAAGGCACTAAAATCATAATctttgagtataaaaattaccatACCAGggagagtaaaaaaaaatgatatcatAACAGTGACTAATTTACCACAAATCTTTTGCATGATATGTTCCTACGACTTTGCCATCTAGGTCTTCCAAAAGGTAATAGCAATTTCCCTTCACGGCTCTAACCCTCGCTTTTACTCCAGTAGGTGCTAGCTTAGCATTAAAGTTTTTGATTAGATTGCTCTGTGCAAAGTTTCGACGTGTGACTATTTGACCCACTTGAAAACTTCTAATCCGACTGCGTAGATTTTACGAGTTGGCGTTTCGGAGATGAGCTTTCTCCagatttttctttattacttCCCGTATTAACTGAAAATTGTCGCTACGCTCCAGTTTTACCGTATTGTCGCTAAGTAGATTCAGATTCCGCAGAAGCTTATAATCAGCGGCGTGTGTAATCATGTGCTGCCCAAACACTGCGAAATACGGCATATAACCTAAAGATTGGTGCAAGCTGTTTCGGAGCGCACAATTAATACTGCTGGTAAATGCATCCCAATCTCGCTGATCTTTACGTATATAGCTTCTTAGGGCTTCGTTGATAGATCTGTTAACTCGCTCAGAGGCATTAGACTGAGGGGAATAAACAGCTGTTGTGATGTGGGAGAcaccatatttttgcaaaaaatgctcaaaatcttTACTTTTAAACTGGCTACCATTGTCGGTAACGACACTCTCGGGAATACCAAAAGAATCAAAAATATTCTCTTTCAAATATTCCATTATTAAATTCGATGTAAACTTCTTGACTGGCTTCAAAAATACGAACTTCGTGAGATGATCCAGTACAATTAGCAAGCCAATGTTACCCTTTTTGGAACGCGGAAATGGTCCTATCAAgtccatatataaaatttgaaaaggccTATCTGAAACAATTTGCTGTCCCATTGGTGGTCGTAGTGGCTTTGATGGCGTTTTCGACGTTTGACAGCTCTCGCAGCTCAGCACATATTCGCGTATCTGTATGACCATGCCGGGCCAATAGAACCGACGTCTAATACGTTCTACCGTTTTTGCTATCCCGCCATGCGCTGCTGATGGTTGCTCGTGGGCAGCAGAAATCACATTGTGACGTAATTCTGTAGGCACGTACAATTTCCAAGCATTGTCATCAGTATCGCTGTTACCAGTTGCGAATTCGGTACGATGATAAATGTACCCGTCGATGACTTGGAAGTCCGGCAAATTTGAGGACTGAAACCGAAGTTTTAATTCCTCATATTCAGGCGAGTTAAAGGCATCGGAGCCTAAATCAATTTCCGGTAAGACTGGAAGTTCTATAACATTAACTTCGGATTCTGGCACGTCCTCATACATTCGGGACAGGGCATCCGCGATTACGTTCTCACTTCCTTTTTTATGCTCAATTGAAAAGTTGAAGCCTTGCAGTTTTATGGCCCACCTCGCTAGTCTCCCGCTCAGATCCTGTTGTTGCATGAGCCAACGCAAACTAGCATGATCGGTCACCACCTTGAATTCCATCCCTTCAATATACATCCTAAACCTTTTTATTGCAAGAACAACGGCTAGACATTCAAGCTCTGTCACTGAATAATTCCGCTGCGCTTTGTTCAGCTTCTGGGACATGTATGCTATAGGTCGTTCTTGACCGTTGTCATCTTCCTGCATCAAACATGCTCCTACTCCTACTTGACTAGCATCACATTGTAAAATAAAAGGTTTGTTATAGTTGGGATGTAATAAAATGGGTGCTGAAGTCAATTTTTCTTTGAGGTCCTCGAAAGCTTGCTGGGCCTCTGAATTCCACACAAACTGTTTTTTCTTGGAGAGTAACTCGGTTAGATGAAAAGTCGTCGAAGCATAATCATCaataaatcttctataccatCCGGTCATGCCAAGGAATCTCCGAAGTTGACGTACAGTCTTCGGAATAGGGTAATTCtgaattgcagaaattttttctttgtctacctggagagATCCGTTCCCCACTACAAAACCTAAATAGTTGACTTGGCTTAGACCAAATTTACTCTTTCGAATATTAATAGTCAAGCCAGCCTTTCGCAATAATGCGGAGACTTCGGACAAGTGGACCAAATGTTCATTAAATGAAGACGACACTACTAGTAAATCATCCAAATATACGAaaacattatttttcaagttataTGGTATCACTTTATCCATAAGTCTACACATAGTTTGTGGCGCGTTGCACAATCCAAAAGGCCTGTTAGGAACGGTAAAGGCAGTCTTTTCCCGTGATTGCTTTTCAAGACCAATTTGCCAGAAAGCATCTTTCAAGTCGATCTTGGAAATATAATGCACGGGAGGAAGCCTACTTAGCAATCCCTCAATAATTGGAATGGGATGTGCATCCTTTAGCGTTACCTCGTTTAATTTGCGCGAATCTAAGCAGAACCGAACCTTTCCAGGTTTGACAATTAGCACTCCGGGTGAAGACCACGCCGAACTTGGAGCTTCTTCTATCACTCCTAGTTCCAACATTCTGTCTATTTCCTGTCATAGCATTTCCTCTACGGCTGGAGATATCGGATAAAATCTCTGCTTTATGGGTTTTGCATCTCCTGTATCTATGACATGCTCCACTAAATTAGTTAATCCCAGTCCCTCTCTCTCGAAGTTAGGAAATGATTCTATTATAATATCTAGTTGCTTTTGTTGCTGGGTATTCAGAGACGCCACTCCCtcggaattagtttctaatgtattTATGTG from Eurosta solidaginis isolate ZX-2024a chromosome 3, ASM4086904v1, whole genome shotgun sequence includes these protein-coding regions:
- the LOC137244275 gene encoding uncharacterized protein isoform X1 encodes the protein MLELGVIEEAPSSAWSSPGVLIVKPGKVRFCLDSRKLNEVTLKDAHPIPIIEGLLSRLPPVHYISKIDLKDAFWQIGLEKQSREKTAFTVPNRPFGLCNAPQTMCRLMDKVIPYNLKNNVFVYLDDLLVVSSSFNEHLVHLSEVSALLRKAGLTINIRKSKFGLSQVNYLGFVVGNGSLQVDKEKISAIQNYPIPKTVRQLRRFLGMTGWYRRFIDDYASTTFHLTELLSKKKQFVWNSEAQQAFEDLKEKLTSAPILLHPNYNKPFILQCDASQVGVGACLMQEDDNGQERPIAYMSQKLNKAQRNYSVTELECLAVVLAIKRFRMYIEGMEFKVVTDHASLRWLMQQQDLSGRLARWAIKLQGFNFSIEHKKGSENVIADALSRMYEDVPESEVNVIELPVLPEIDLGSDAFNSPEYEELKLRFQSSNLPDFQVIDGYIYHRTEFATGNSDTDDNAWKLYVPTELRHNVISAAHEQPSAAHGGIAKTVERIRRRFYWPGMVIQIREYVLSCESCQTSKTPSKPLRPPMGQQIVSDRPFQILYMDLIGPFPRSKKGNIGLLIVLDHLTKFVFLKPVKKFTSNLIMEYLKENIFDSFGIPESVVTDNGSQFKSKDFEHFLQKYGVSHITTAVYSPQSNASERVNRSINEALRSYIRKDQRDWDAFTSSINCALRNSLHQSLGYMPYFAVFGQHMITHAADYKLLRNLNLLSDNTVKLERSDNFQLIREVIKKNLEKAHLRNANS